In Deltaproteobacteria bacterium, the genomic stretch AGAATGGGGTTGACCCTCTGAGGCTCGAGGGCAGCTATGAGCTTGAATTGATCTTCTGCCTCGCCCAACCTTCCCGTGATTCTGTAAAAATTTGCCAGGTCGAAGTGAGCCTCCACGGATTTCTTGTCCAGGGCGATGGCCCGCTTCAGGGTCTTTTCCGCCGCCTCCCTTTCGCCGTTGACGGTATAGAGTTTTGCAAGATCCAGGTAGGGCCCGACCCTGTCCGGTGCCAAATCGACGGCTTTCTCGGCCTCCTTGATCGATTTCGCCACATCCCTTTCAACGAAGTACACGGCGCTGAGCAAGAGATGGCCCTCCACGTTGTCCGGCTCTCTTGCCAACACGAACCTCGCCCTTTGTTCGGCTTCCTTCACCTTTCTGGCGCTGATCAGGAGGGCCCCCAGTCGCAGTTGGGCATCGATGTTGTCCTCGTCAAGGTCGACGGATCTGGAAAGTTCGGCAAAAGCCCGGCCGAGTTGCCCCGTCTTCAAACAGGCCATCCCGAGTTTGTAGTGGGCTAGGGCGTCTTCCGGGTCGATGTGGGTGGCGTTCCTGTACTCGATGATCGCTTCCTCGAACTTGCCCTTTTCAAAATAGGAATCCCCCCTCTTCATGTGTCTTGCCTTTTTCTGTTCCGGACTGCCGCATCCCACGGCGACTGCGAAGAACAAGAGCACGAGAGGAATGATCAGCTTCCTGGCCTTTGGCTCTATCTTCATCTTTTTCCAGCCCCCGCAAGCAGAATGGCATTGCCCCTTCCACGATTCTTGCACATTTTTCCCCGATTTTCCACCCCAAAAGTCGGAAGAGGCTTCGATGCTGAATGCTGAGCGGTTTTCCGGCTTCCGACTCCTGGAGCATCCCCTTCACCCTGGGGCTGGTCGGGGAAGGGGTGGGATAGCCATTTTGGGGTAAGCGGCAAGGGGTATAGGCCCGGTTTGGGGGACTCAAAGCCCGGGCGGTCTGGGCCTGGAGGTCGCGGGCAGCGTCTTCGGATGCATTTTGTGCTTCCGCTCGGAAGTACGGATCCCTCTTCGATTGCTACACGCTCAGGTCTGAGTTCTTACGGGAGCCCGGCTTCAAGTTGATGGAAAGATTCCGGTAGACTTCGTCGGTAACCAGGATGGGGGCTTTCACCCTGACAGCAAGGGCTATGGCGTCGCTGGGCCGGGAGTCGACGGAGACCTCCCTGCCCTCGAGCTTCAGGATGAGCCTTGCATAGATGATGTTTTGCCGCACGTCGTGAATGAGGACATGGTGGAGCCGCACATGGAGGCTCTCCAGGATGTTCTCGATCAGGTCGTGGGTCATGGGGCGGGGCGGCACGACGCCGTTGATTTCGAGATATATGGCCCTGGCCTCGTTGGCACCGATCCAGATGGGGATAACCTTCCTTTGGTCCATATCCTCCAGGATCACCATGGATTCCCCCTCAAGCGGATCGACTCTGACCTTCATGACTTTCATCCTGACGGTGCCGGGGCTCCGGTCCGGAAGTCTTGTCTCGGACAAGATTCCGGTGGCAAGAAACACAACCGGGATGATCAATAGCCATCTTTTCAAGACTGCCTCCTTGGAGGACCGCCCTTCTACGAACCGGAGGACATTTCCAACTCGAGTCTTGGATCGAGCTGGCGGGCCCGTTTCCATTCCTCGGCGGCCTCGTCTTTCATGTTTTTCAGCTTGTAGGCCTTTCCCAGGTAGAAGTGGGCGAGGGCGACGTCCGGGTTCAGGGCAATGACCTTCTTGAAGGCCTCGATAGCCTGGTCGACCTGCCCTCTATCGAGGCGAGCCCAGCCGACA encodes the following:
- a CDS encoding bifunctional nuclease family protein, whose translation is MKRWLLIIPVVFLATGILSETRLPDRSPGTVRMKVMKVRVDPLEGESMVILEDMDQRKVIPIWIGANEARAIYLEINGVVPPRPMTHDLIENILESLHVRLHHVLIHDVRQNIIYARLILKLEGREVSVDSRPSDAIALAVRVKAPILVTDEVYRNLSINLKPGSRKNSDLSV